One window of Plasmodium falciparum 3D7 genome assembly, chromosome: 7 genomic DNA carries:
- a CDS encoding serine/threonine protein kinase, putative — MKMHKCFLCNYFVNFVKRKKRKKGSKLRFIKCKDIESKKYIVRRFDKRRNEDNKKICVLKNMLITSNEFSVLKNENEILLLSSNESYKKEEYNNMINLNNNNNNNKNISNNNNNNVYPSSMNNISKKCFSENIYVNEHIINSSIINCANVNYDIKEKSNINKEDSDELCVSADVHKINNDLCDIPKNVINEYRMKTNYLIDKYFCKILTFCKIKKIKQDLINLLHFMYLYKSIKNKNCKNNVHVNNLFKKYLKLYMKKNIKGNKKKKKKKKKDGMIDCIKDIYNICNKYDIYDKYNKYNKYNIYNKYNIYNLYNSYNSYNSYNSYNSYNLSYLKMNHVNSNSSNNNNDDNNVHPLKKRKILLNNMYVIKKFLLLYKSYKIIKIWNKLYFLCFTNFCFNINRKDYFYKNILYQMKKKKCEYIHRQIVEIYIRIINILKLKRVGKRYVRKKNLFTINYSNITNQMRYEIMRNKYINVVICLCRIFFKYVDNILLCKKNMLKSYLYYYNKLKEPYYPYNNIKKDMVMEKRLIKNICSDYFNYIKKKRNDLFHMSTGRYNFKNKPHDTNEPYIINISDLKNEKSEFGHIINLDNFYKNKKNENIFMSAPRKNRNNKKEEIGKKQKNTHKRNCKGIKYLYCRLKNNPDMIKIGRANKIKRPTKYKIKKKIKRIHCHNNFSEYLYKGIEGNIGQYKNEYFTTMNRTYLMKRKLKEHRVRIRKKYIEDIEPNVKKKKEPLYENVNENLCVHMNKNICVDMYKNICVDMNKNICVDMNKNICVDMNKNICGDMNKNICVDMNKNICGDMNKNICGDMNKNICVDMNKNICVDMSKNLCAHINNTNNHITNLGLIKKVGEDEKKGKGEFFTNITYAERCDVISRYKEDTKNKDIIKINTTHLNINVKRDCIINSKTEIMSRIHCEKYTRKKKSSNNMMKDINIKNDLTNIIYVDDKDKIGLDEDKVCKMNEDFKEKHKIMEDVMKLVDFSKDNNEYKDVHCYEHKNGNYNEYKDVHCYEHKNGNYNEYNDVHYDEHKNGNYNEYKNVHYDEHKNGNYNEYNDVHYNRLLKREKQFIEYLKNCDDIKNNYDMITLIKDNTSNFVYKCYDKKRNRYVAIKCVNKEKQLSIMSYSTYVNIYKIIQRINNENVVKIYDLLENKLHFFIVMELCEGIDLVDYVSKENISFEKTKSIICQLLNGIYALHSNYVIHRDIKLDNLMFKDKNLETLVIVDFDMSVYMYNDSETSTRYHTCGTQNMNTLYHMCVPDNMNELYELNDIRDKHMNLLRSLTKEQFDEEKFINMNTVQIKGLNDNIRDENDYYIMNKHHNNNNNNNNNNNNNNNNVVCEKLGGQNYHAMIGKKYELSQYPKDTNFEKDNLITNNIYSNKIYKNKNDKNNLMKIIPFSENYMKGNKNNKKTTSLNYKYINSIGRNLCACTGNTEKTFINDGEKVIYNDLIIGTKEYMSPYCLKGIYSIRTDIYSIGVTIYLILFKNFPYLFDEISIRKWEHFVINKNKNILIPFSFLFHNINCSYFIKLMDIYLINNNIYFSKNSYLLDNKFKELEKIENIKFDFKQFKINVNNIYLIQILKKSLSLEINEQYTNVSEILENKFFT, encoded by the coding sequence atGAAGATGCATAAATGTTTCTTGTGTAATTATTTTGTCAATTTtgtaaaaagaaagaaacgCAAAAAAGGAAGTAAACTAcgttttataaaatgtaaagaTATAGAAAGCAAGAAATATATTGTAAGAAGGTTTGATAAAAGAAGGAATGAAGATAACAAGAAGATATGTGTTTTAAAAAACATGTTAATTACAAGTAATGAATTTagtgtattaaaaaatgagaatgaaattttattgttatcatcTAATGaatcttataaaaaagaagaatataataatatgataaatctaaataataataataataataataaaaatattagtaataataataataataatgtgtatCCTTCtagtatgaataatatttcaaaaaagtGCTTCtcagaaaatatatatgtgaacgaacatataattaatagTAGTATTATAAATTGTGCAAATGtaaattatgatataaaagaaaagtccaatattaataaagaagatTCTGATGAATTATGTGTTTCAGCTGAtgttcataaaataaataatgatttatGTGACATACcaaaaaatgtaattaatGAATATAGGATGAAGACCAATTATTTAatagataaatatttttgtaaaattttgaccttttgtaaaattaaaaaaattaaacaagaCCTTATAAACCTCCTACactttatgtatttatataaatcaataaaaaataagaattgtAAGAATAATGTTcatgtaaataatttatttaaaaaatatttaaagttatatatgaaaaagaatattaaaggaaacaaaaaaaaaaaaaaaaaaaaaaaaaaggatggTATGATAGATtgtataaaagatatatataatatatgtaataaatatgatatatatgataaatataataaatataataaatataatatatataataaatataatatatataatttatataattcatataattcatataattcatataattcatataattcatataatttgtcttatttaaaaatgaaccatgttaatagtaatagtagtaataataataatgatgataataatgttcatcctttaaaaaaaagaaaaattctcttgaataatatgtatgtCATTAAGAAATTTTTACTTTTGTAcaaatcatataaaataattaagatCTGGAATAAATTATACTTTTTGTGTTTTacaaatttttgttttaatataaataggaaagattatttttataagaacATTCTTTAtcagatgaaaaaaaagaaatgtgaatatatacatagaCAGATTGTGGAGATATATATACGTATTATTAACATACTTAAGTTGAAAAGAGTTGGAAAGAGATATGtgagaaaaaagaatttgTTCACTATAaattatagtaatataaCTAATCAAATGAGATATGAAATAAtgagaaataaatatataaatgtagttatatgtttatgtagaatattttttaaatatgtagataatattttattatgtaagaaaaatatgttaaaaagttatctgtattattataacaaattGAAAGAACCATATTAtccttataataatattaaaaaggatATGGTTATGGAAAAAAgactaataaaaaatatatgtagtgattattttaattatataaaaaagaaaagaaatgatCTTTTTCATATGAGCACAGGaagatataattttaaaaataaaccaCACGACACGAATGAACCgtatatcataaatattagtgatttaaaaaatgaaaaatctGAATTTGGTCATATCATTAATTtggataatttttataaaaataagaagaatgaaaatatatttatgtcaGCTCCcagaaaaaatagaaataataaaaaggaagaaataggaaaaaaacaaaaaaatacacataagAGAAATTGTAAGggtattaaatatttatactgTAGACTTAAAAATAATCCGGATATGATTAAGATAGGAAGGGCGAATAAGATAAAGAGACCAACTAAGtataaaattaagaaaaaaataaaaagaatacattgtcataataatttttcagagtatttatataaaggCATAGAAGGAAATATAGgtcaatataaaaatgagtATTTTACTACTATGAATAGAACTTATTTAATGAAAAGGAAATTAAAGGAACACCGAGTGAGAAtaagaaagaaatatatagagGATATTGAACcgaatgttaaaaaaaaaaaagaaccattatatgaaaatgtaaatgaaaatttatgtgtacatatgaataaaaatatatgtgtagatatgtataaaaatatatgtgtagatatgaataaaaatatatgtgtagatatgaataaaaatatatgtgtagatatgaataaaaatatatgtggagatatgaataaaaatatatgtgtagatatgaataaaaatatatgtggagatatgaataaaaatatatgtggagatatgaataaaaatatatgtgtagatatgaataaaaatatatgtgtagATATGAGTAAAAATTTATGtgcacatataaataataccaATAATCATATAACCAATCTTGGTTTGATTAAAAAAGTTGGggaagatgaaaaaaaggGGAAAGGGGAGTTCTTtacaaatataacatatgcCGAAAGGTGTGATGTGATATCAAGATATAAAGAGGATACTAAAAATAAggatatcataaaaataaatacaactCATTTGAATATTAATGTAAAAAGGGATTGTATTATAAATAGCAAGACCGAAATAATGTCTAGGATACATTGTGAGAAatatacaagaaaaaaaaagagtagcaataatatgatgaaagatattaatataaagaatgatttaactaatattatatatgtagatgATAAAGACAAAATAGGACTTGATGAAGATAAGGTATGTAAAATGAATGAAGACTTTAAGGAAAAGCATAAAATAATGGAGGATGTTATGAAATTGGTGGATTTttcaaaagataataatgaatataaggATGTTCATTGTTATGAACATAAGAATggtaattataatgaatataaggATGTTCATTGTTATGAACATAAGAATggtaattataatgaatataatgatGTTCATTATGATGAACATAAGAATggtaattataatgaatataagaATGTTCATTATGATGAACATAAGAATggtaattataatgaatataatgatGTACATTATAATCGCTTATTAAAGAGAGAAAAACAATTCatagaatatttaaaaaactgtgatgatattaaaaataattacgaTATGATTACATTAATAAAAGACAATACATCTAATTTTGTTTACAAATGTTATGATAAAAAGAGGAATAGATATGTTGCTATAAAATGtgtaaataaagaaaagcaATTATCTATTATGAGTTATAGTAcctatgttaatatatataaaattatacaaagGATTAATAACGAGAATgtagtaaaaatatatgacttattagaaaataaattacatttttttattgttatggAATTATGTGAAGGTATTGATTTAGTAGATTATGTGTCTAaggaaaatatttcttttgagAAAACAAAAAGTATTATATGTCAGCTATTGAATGGAATATATGCTTTACATTCCAATTATGTTATTCACCGTGATATCAAATTAGATAACTTAATGTTTAAGGATAAGAATTTAGAAACATTAGTAATCGTAGATTTTGACATGAGtgtgtatatgtataacGATTCTGAAACGAGTACAAGATATCATACATGTGGAACGCAAAACATGAATACATTATATCACATGTGTGTCCcagataatatgaatgaattatatgaacTTAATGACATTCGAGATAAGCATATGAACCTGTTAAGAAGTTTGACGAAAGAGCAATTTGATGaggaaaaatttataaatatgaacacAGTACAAATAAAAGGATTGAATGATAACATTAGAGATGagaatgattattatataatgaataagcatcataataataataataataataacaataacaataacaataacaataacaatgTTGTGTGTGAAAAATTGGGGGGTCAAAATTACCATGCTATGATCGGTAAGAAATATGAACTTTCTCAATATCCAAAAGACACAAATTTTGAAAAAGATAATTtaattacaaataatatatattcaaataagatatataaaaacaaaaatgataaaaataatttgatGAAGATCATACCCTTTTctgaaaattatatgaaaggaaataagaataataagaaaacaaCTTCACTCaattataagtatataaattCTATAGGTCGAAATTTATGTGCTTGTACAGGAAATACAGAAAAGACTTTTATTAATGATGGAgaaaaagttatatataatgatttaaTAATAGGAACTAAAGAATATATGTCACCCTATTGTTTAAAAggtatatatagtataagAACAGATATCTATAGTATAGGAGtaactatatatttaatactttttaaaaatttccCATATTTATTTGATGAAATTAGTATAAGAAAATGGGAACATTTTGttattaacaaaaataaaaatattcttattCCATTCTCCTTcttatttcataatattaattgttcttattttattaaattaatggatatatacttaataaataataatatatactttaGTAAAAATAGTTATTTATTAGATAACAAATTCAAggaattagaaaaaatagaaaacaTCAAATTTGATTTTAAGCAATTCAAAATTAATGTtaacaatatttatttgatacaAATATTGAAGAAATCTTTATCTCTCGAAATAAATGAGCAGTACACCAATGTTTCGGAAATTTTGgagaataaattttttacataa